One Sphingobacteruim zhuxiongii DNA window includes the following coding sequences:
- a CDS encoding SusC/RagA family TonB-linked outer membrane protein, producing MAQRISLDVKNKSLVDIFDRIQQQVKIDMLGDLNLLRNANKFDFRVHNMELSNVLLRLSDKSEIDMFVDGKIVIIRKLTAERKREISDRVKASVKKSKLSGQIFNHLGEPLSGVSIRNISENRNVAASDQYGRFEIEYVDDPELSFSMLGYQSSHLKINGQKSLRIELQQLSFALDSLDINTGYSQRKMSSFTGAASIISQNELRNFNSNNTLKIIEAIEPAFKIQDDIFNGGNPNQIPQITVRGINNVGNYVVNSPLIILDGFEVTLERLYDLDINRIERIVLLKDVSSMVLYGSRGGNGVLLVETKKPKPGDIKISLDYRLSLTGADLSDYNLMNASEKLEFESFAGKYRHKAALGESLNQQNINQTKLDNLYSQRLANVLEGVDTYWLKQPLQQEISNSASLRLEGGNQKFVYGISGNMSRLNAVMKGSRRDRSGAQLNLVYRPFTGLEIWSSSNYEYRTGYESPFGNFQDYALMNPYQRLLDNRGSLIASYPDETLSALKYNPLSNALLPYKDEIKRQLYSQSVFISYKINENFSLKSNINYERLWDGAEKFISPLNTQYVDKDNSNKGLYRYSTSNGNYITANVNLGYNRRIAAHSFQVNLVSEARSADALERGRNMIGLSHDQELPSDMQSITAMSSTPFSMANKNRLVSGIVTGAYSFQNAYFMDFSYRMDGSSKFGQNNPYGQFWSLGTAYNLKSKLLSNMEWITDMLLFVNTGVAGTDAFLNNMTTSSYLNAEQRQYLLEIGYLYNNQGNPNLKWPKISSTSLGTRTSLLQDRLRLSFFLYSKNTNRMVSLITTAPSIGIPGNGYYENIGKVKNAGFESEMYLRFYESQDKTISTEFSLTAVRNRGKLLQLSEELKNMNVTNMTLDRFGNYNQTELYQVGESLLNLKGVQSLGIDPATGKEYFLSKTNRITDQWRTDDIVVIGNKEAIVFGTMHLSMNYKALSLQAYLYYSLGGQVYNYTSATRVENQDPWLNTDLRALQSRWIAPGDVTKFKNIGDADPSYLSSRFVEKESYIRLSSILFNYDVPLRLIERYRLKGLRLQMAANDLLLSSTVNMERGLNYPMSRSFNFGLLTQF from the coding sequence GTGGCGCAACGTATATCATTAGATGTCAAAAATAAGTCACTCGTTGATATTTTTGATCGTATCCAACAGCAAGTGAAAATAGACATGCTTGGGGATTTGAATCTATTGAGGAACGCGAACAAATTTGATTTTCGAGTTCATAATATGGAGCTTTCCAATGTTTTACTCAGGCTTTCAGATAAGAGTGAGATAGACATGTTCGTTGACGGAAAAATAGTTATTATTCGAAAATTGACTGCAGAGAGAAAGCGAGAAATAAGCGATCGCGTGAAAGCATCTGTTAAGAAGTCAAAGTTATCAGGTCAGATTTTTAACCATTTAGGAGAACCGCTCTCGGGTGTATCCATTAGGAATATATCCGAAAACAGAAATGTTGCTGCTTCAGATCAATATGGACGTTTTGAAATAGAGTATGTTGATGATCCAGAGCTGAGTTTTTCCATGCTTGGCTATCAAAGTAGCCATCTAAAAATCAATGGTCAGAAATCACTTCGTATAGAACTTCAACAACTTAGCTTCGCTTTAGATTCTCTCGATATCAATACAGGCTATTCACAGCGCAAGATGAGTAGTTTCACCGGCGCAGCCTCCATAATTTCGCAAAATGAGCTTCGTAATTTCAACTCCAATAATACACTAAAGATTATTGAAGCTATCGAGCCGGCATTCAAGATACAGGATGATATATTCAATGGAGGAAACCCCAATCAAATCCCTCAAATCACTGTTCGAGGAATCAATAACGTGGGTAATTATGTAGTAAATTCTCCATTAATTATACTCGATGGGTTTGAAGTGACTTTAGAGCGACTATACGACTTAGACATCAATCGTATCGAAAGAATCGTGCTTTTGAAAGACGTAAGTTCCATGGTCCTTTATGGATCGCGTGGTGGAAATGGCGTTTTACTCGTAGAAACAAAGAAACCAAAGCCGGGGGATATAAAAATTTCCTTAGATTATCGTCTGTCTTTAACAGGCGCAGATCTCTCAGACTATAATTTGATGAACGCGAGTGAGAAGTTGGAATTTGAGAGTTTCGCCGGTAAATATCGACACAAAGCTGCTCTGGGAGAAAGTCTAAACCAACAAAATATTAATCAGACGAAACTAGATAACTTATATAGCCAACGATTGGCCAACGTACTAGAAGGTGTCGATACTTACTGGCTAAAGCAGCCTTTACAGCAAGAGATATCAAACTCGGCGAGTTTACGTCTAGAAGGGGGGAATCAAAAATTTGTCTATGGTATATCTGGAAACATGAGTCGCTTAAATGCTGTCATGAAAGGATCTAGGCGTGATCGGTCTGGCGCCCAGCTGAATTTGGTATATAGACCATTTACTGGTTTGGAAATTTGGTCGTCAAGTAACTATGAATATCGAACTGGTTATGAGTCACCATTCGGAAATTTTCAAGATTATGCGCTCATGAATCCCTATCAACGACTGCTGGATAATCGCGGATCACTAATTGCAAGCTACCCCGATGAAACCCTTAGCGCATTAAAATACAACCCGTTAAGTAATGCTTTGCTGCCCTACAAAGACGAAATAAAAAGACAGCTGTATTCCCAAAGTGTTTTTATTTCCTACAAGATAAATGAGAATTTTTCCCTGAAGTCAAATATAAACTACGAGCGTTTATGGGATGGGGCAGAGAAATTTATCTCGCCTTTAAATACTCAGTACGTGGATAAAGATAATTCGAATAAAGGGTTATATCGGTATTCAACCTCTAATGGGAATTATATTACTGCAAATGTCAATCTAGGCTATAATCGTCGTATCGCAGCGCATTCCTTTCAGGTAAATCTCGTTTCAGAAGCACGGTCTGCGGATGCATTGGAGCGTGGAAGAAATATGATCGGCTTAAGTCATGATCAAGAGCTACCGAGTGATATGCAGTCTATTACTGCGATGAGTAGTACTCCATTTAGTATGGCCAACAAAAATAGACTTGTTAGTGGTATAGTTACTGGTGCTTATTCATTTCAGAACGCCTATTTTATGGATTTTTCTTATCGCATGGATGGGTCTTCGAAATTCGGCCAAAACAATCCTTATGGCCAATTTTGGAGTTTAGGAACCGCTTATAATTTGAAGAGTAAGCTGCTTTCAAATATGGAATGGATAACCGATATGCTTCTTTTTGTGAATACTGGGGTCGCAGGTACCGATGCATTTTTGAACAATATGACAACCTCTAGTTATCTAAATGCAGAACAACGGCAATATCTATTGGAAATTGGGTATCTCTACAATAATCAGGGGAATCCAAATTTGAAATGGCCGAAGATTAGCTCCACAAGTTTGGGAACAAGAACCAGTTTGCTACAGGACAGGTTACGCCTGTCGTTCTTTCTATATTCGAAAAACACCAATCGGATGGTATCATTGATTACCACGGCTCCGTCTATAGGGATTCCGGGAAACGGCTACTATGAAAATATCGGAAAAGTAAAAAATGCAGGTTTTGAGTCGGAAATGTACCTTAGGTTTTATGAAAGTCAAGATAAAACAATCTCCACAGAATTCTCATTAACTGCAGTCAGAAATCGAGGGAAGTTACTGCAGCTTTCCGAGGAGCTAAAGAATATGAACGTCACTAATATGACCTTGGACCGCTTTGGCAATTACAATCAAACAGAATTGTACCAAGTCGGAGAGTCACTTTTGAATCTAAAAGGCGTTCAGTCACTTGGCATTGATCCAGCAACAGGTAAAGAATATTTCCTTTCTAAAACGAATCGTATAACCGATCAATGGCGTACAGATGATATCGTTGTCATCGGAAATAAAGAGGCGATAGTCTTTGGAACAATGCACTTGAGTATGAACTATAAAGCCTTGTCCTTACAAGCCTATCTATACTATTCTTTGGGAGGTCAAGTTTACAACTATACCAGTGCAACTAGGGTGGAAAATCAAGATCCCTGGTTGAATACCGATCTGCGCGCTTTACAAAGTCGATGGATAGCACCTGGCGATGTGACAAAATTTAAAAACATCGGTGATGCTGACCCAAGCTATCTAAGTAGCCGGTTTGTTGAAAAGGAAAGTTATATAAGACTGAGTTCTATCCTGTTCAATTATGATGTGCCGCTGCGCTTAATCGAAAGATATCGTTTAAAAGGACTTCGTTTACAAATGGCGGCAAATGATTTATTGCTGAGCAGTACGGTGAACATGGAGCGTGGTTTAAATTATCCAATGAGTCGATCGTTCAATTTTGGTCTTTTAACACAATTCTAG
- a CDS encoding RNA polymerase sigma factor, with translation MADLLENLTDEELFLLVKESNRHAFTVLYDRYKKPMISYTVKKVGSAPAVDIVHDVFAKIWSHRDRIGQKEKLSWYLFHVLRNRIIDFIGKTKHNSVYLDTLDVDDMDRFDNSTDHKVRVELFLNEIESELARFNPNAMTIIKRHLQGYKNQEIAEELNLTEKTIRNEKSKILKFLKSRYTGYLLISLLIS, from the coding sequence ATGGCAGATTTACTTGAGAATCTTACCGATGAAGAATTGTTTCTTTTGGTGAAGGAAAGTAACAGACACGCCTTCACTGTACTTTACGATCGGTACAAAAAACCGATGATAAGTTACACCGTGAAAAAGGTAGGTTCTGCCCCTGCAGTAGATATTGTACACGATGTATTCGCTAAGATTTGGTCGCATAGGGATAGGATCGGTCAGAAAGAAAAGTTATCCTGGTATTTATTTCATGTGCTGAGAAATAGAATCATCGATTTTATTGGAAAGACGAAACACAATTCAGTGTATTTAGATACACTTGATGTGGATGATATGGATCGTTTCGATAATTCGACGGACCACAAAGTGCGTGTAGAACTCTTTTTGAATGAAATTGAATCGGAATTAGCCAGGTTTAATCCCAATGCCATGACGATCATTAAGCGTCACTTACAGGGCTATAAAAATCAAGAAATTGCAGAAGAACTGAACTTAACGGAAAAGACCATTCGAAACGAGAAATCAAAGATCTTAAAATTTTTAAAATCGCGCTATACTGGATATCTATTAATTTCGCTATTGATTAGTTAA
- a CDS encoding FecR family protein has protein sequence MENKKELLRKYAEGKTTAQESLLIEQWFNQLNSGEKLTIEKLDELALELDHKIKGTNSKPKVWGWVAAASVLIFCSLLANYFFFNFEAQRAVYTEIAQIKGPQANGVEILFDNGEKLSLAKLKAGDTWTGQGHKFQKLATGEYKHSTAENSQAVLKFTIQALKGGMAIFELSDGSKVWINENTELEVPSDFESMRRVRLDGEAYFRIIAKNNEAGPATFRVLGKEKDIEVLGTEFNAKFGKLSQIYLEKGKIALTKHADDTSLISEPIVMSPNEFFNGSQVVVMDNPTSILAWKDDRFNLTQYNLGEFTSILSEWYEVEIQIEPELANRQLYGMLSRRLSLKEVLDAINKVIPISYALKQNKIYITDQSK, from the coding sequence ATGGAAAATAAAAAAGAACTCTTACGGAAATATGCGGAAGGAAAAACAACTGCCCAGGAGAGCTTACTGATAGAACAATGGTTTAATCAACTCAACTCCGGAGAGAAGTTAACAATTGAAAAATTAGATGAGTTAGCACTTGAGTTGGATCATAAAATAAAGGGCACAAATTCTAAACCGAAGGTCTGGGGCTGGGTTGCCGCTGCTTCTGTTCTTATTTTTTGCTCTTTATTAGCGAATTACTTCTTCTTTAATTTTGAGGCACAACGTGCAGTATACACGGAGATTGCGCAAATTAAAGGGCCACAAGCTAATGGCGTTGAGATATTATTCGATAATGGGGAGAAGCTAAGTTTAGCAAAATTGAAAGCTGGCGACACCTGGACTGGCCAAGGGCATAAATTTCAAAAATTAGCGACAGGGGAGTATAAACATAGTACTGCAGAAAATTCGCAAGCCGTTTTAAAATTTACCATCCAAGCGCTAAAAGGAGGGATGGCGATTTTCGAGCTTTCGGATGGATCAAAAGTATGGATCAATGAAAATACAGAATTGGAAGTTCCCTCCGACTTTGAATCCATGAGAAGGGTTCGATTGGATGGAGAAGCTTATTTCCGTATTATCGCTAAAAACAACGAGGCTGGGCCAGCAACTTTCCGTGTACTTGGTAAAGAGAAAGATATTGAAGTACTCGGGACAGAATTCAACGCTAAATTTGGAAAGCTTAGTCAGATTTACCTAGAAAAAGGAAAAATTGCATTAACCAAACATGCAGATGATACTTCATTAATCTCCGAACCAATTGTGATGTCTCCAAACGAGTTTTTCAATGGAAGTCAAGTGGTCGTTATGGATAATCCAACGAGTATACTTGCTTGGAAAGATGACCGATTTAATCTAACGCAATATAATTTAGGAGAGTTTACCAGCATATTAAGTGAATGGTATGAGGTAGAAATTCAAATAGAGCCTGAGCTAGCTAATCGCCAGTTGTATGGAATGCTCAGTCGAAGACTGTCATTAAAAGAAGTGCTAGATGCCATTAACAAAGTAATACCAATTTCATATGCATTAAAACAGAATAAGATCTATATAACAGACCAATCTAAATAA